One stretch of Alcaligenes faecalis DNA includes these proteins:
- a CDS encoding type I glyceraldehyde-3-phosphate dehydrogenase, whose protein sequence is MPLPRPIRIAINGYGRIGRCLLRAIYESPRRQEFDVVVINEPATIATMAYLTRFDSTHGVFPAQVEHNEHELIVGGKAIRVLHETDPKAVDWAALNLDMLIECSGAFGSRAELQQFLDAGCPRVLVSNPGNSAQDVDFTAVLGINHEQLQGDERIVSNASCTTNAIIPVLAELDKTFGIRHAFLSTLHSVMNDQPMIDGYHSSDLARTRSALQSMIPVSTGLATGVERLLPQLKGKVQAKSIRVPILNVSAIDLMVNLERDTSRDEINQLFQKAARQWPGILDYSDQAHASIDFNHNPHSAVVDGSQTRTNGDGLVNMLVWFDNEWGFSNRMLDIACVWAARFLRQP, encoded by the coding sequence ATGCCGCTACCTCGTCCCATCCGCATCGCGATCAATGGCTATGGCCGCATTGGCCGTTGCCTGCTGCGCGCCATTTACGAATCCCCACGGCGCCAGGAATTTGATGTCGTGGTTATTAATGAGCCCGCCACGATCGCCACCATGGCGTACCTGACGCGCTTTGATTCGACCCATGGCGTGTTCCCGGCCCAGGTAGAGCACAACGAGCACGAGCTGATTGTGGGTGGCAAAGCCATCCGGGTGCTGCATGAAACCGACCCCAAAGCCGTAGACTGGGCGGCGCTGAATCTGGACATGCTGATCGAGTGCAGTGGTGCCTTTGGCAGCCGTGCAGAATTGCAGCAGTTTCTGGACGCCGGTTGCCCGCGTGTGCTGGTCTCAAACCCCGGCAATAGTGCTCAAGACGTAGATTTCACCGCCGTATTGGGCATTAACCATGAACAACTGCAGGGTGACGAGCGGATTGTCTCCAACGCCTCCTGCACCACCAATGCCATCATCCCGGTTCTGGCCGAGCTGGATAAAACCTTTGGCATACGCCACGCCTTTTTAAGCACGCTGCACTCGGTAATGAACGATCAGCCCATGATCGACGGCTACCACAGCAGCGATCTGGCCCGCACCCGTTCCGCCTTGCAATCCATGATTCCAGTTTCTACCGGACTGGCGACCGGGGTAGAGCGCCTGTTACCGCAGCTAAAAGGCAAAGTTCAGGCCAAGTCTATCCGCGTGCCTATCTTGAACGTGTCGGCCATTGATCTGATGGTCAATCTGGAGCGCGACACCAGCCGGGACGAAATCAACCAACTGTTCCAGAAAGCGGCCCGGCAATGGCCTGGTATTCTGGACTATTCCGATCAGGCCCATGCCTCGATCGACTTCAATCACAATCCACACTCTGCAGTAGTGGACGGCTCGCAAACCCGAACCAATGGGGATGGGCTGGTCAATATGCTGGTCTGGTTTGACAACGAATGGGGGTTTTCCAACCGCATGCTTGATATTGCCTGTGTGTGGGCTGCGCGCTTCTTGCGCCAGCCGTGA
- the fumC gene encoding class II fumarate hydratase: MSTTRIEQDSMGTIEVPADHYWGAQTQRSIQNFPIGRDRFQWGRSMIESLGILKKSTALANQELGELPDELAQLIVKAADEVIAGQWDTEFPLVVFQTGSGTQSNMNVNEVISNRAIELAGGEKGSKKPVHPNDHVNRGQSSNDTFPTAMYIAVGLECQRRLRKDVGQLRDTLAAKAKQFNSIVKTGRTHLQDATPITLGQEIGAWVAQIDFGLQTVDKALDGIYQLAIGGTAVGTGLNAHPQFGERTAAHIAKITGLPFQAAENKFFALSAHDALVNLSASLRTLAGALMKMANDVRWLASGPRCGIGELQIPENEPGSSIMPGKVNPTQCEALTMVAVQVYGNDAAVGFAGSQGNFQLNVYKPVMVHNVLESIALISDACLAFDEHCAQGLEPVMEKIQHNLDQNLMLVTALNRHIGYDKAAYIAKTAHKEGLTLRESALKSGYLSNEQYDQWIVPLDMTHPG, translated from the coding sequence ATGAGTACGACACGTATTGAACAGGATTCCATGGGAACCATTGAGGTTCCCGCCGACCACTATTGGGGCGCGCAGACACAGCGCTCGATCCAGAACTTCCCGATTGGCCGCGACCGCTTCCAGTGGGGCCGCAGCATGATCGAGTCGCTGGGTATCCTGAAAAAATCCACGGCCCTGGCCAACCAGGAACTGGGCGAGTTGCCCGACGAGCTGGCCCAGCTGATTGTCAAAGCGGCTGATGAAGTGATTGCAGGCCAGTGGGATACCGAATTCCCGCTGGTGGTGTTCCAGACCGGCTCTGGCACCCAAAGCAATATGAACGTGAACGAGGTAATCTCCAACCGCGCCATTGAACTGGCCGGTGGCGAGAAGGGCAGCAAAAAGCCCGTCCACCCGAATGACCACGTGAACCGCGGCCAATCCTCCAACGATACCTTCCCCACCGCCATGTACATTGCCGTGGGTCTGGAATGTCAGCGCCGCCTGCGCAAAGACGTAGGTCAGCTGCGCGACACCCTGGCCGCCAAAGCAAAGCAATTCAACAGCATTGTGAAAACCGGCCGCACCCACTTGCAAGATGCCACGCCCATCACACTGGGCCAGGAAATTGGAGCCTGGGTTGCGCAGATCGATTTCGGCCTGCAAACCGTGGACAAGGCGCTGGACGGCATCTACCAACTGGCTATCGGCGGCACTGCCGTGGGTACGGGTCTGAACGCCCATCCCCAGTTTGGCGAGCGCACAGCCGCCCATATAGCCAAGATCACAGGCCTGCCATTCCAGGCTGCTGAAAACAAGTTCTTCGCACTGTCGGCCCACGACGCACTGGTGAACCTGTCCGCTTCCTTGCGTACCCTGGCCGGTGCCTTGATGAAGATGGCCAACGACGTGCGTTGGCTGGCCAGCGGTCCTCGTTGCGGGATTGGCGAGCTGCAAATCCCCGAGAACGAGCCCGGTTCCTCCATCATGCCCGGCAAGGTCAACCCCACTCAGTGCGAAGCGCTGACCATGGTGGCCGTGCAGGTATACGGTAACGATGCAGCTGTGGGCTTTGCTGGCAGCCAAGGCAACTTCCAGTTGAACGTCTACAAACCTGTGATGGTGCACAATGTGCTGGAAAGCATTGCCCTGATCAGTGACGCTTGCCTGGCTTTTGACGAGCATTGCGCCCAGGGTCTGGAGCCCGTCATGGAGAAAATCCAGCACAATCTGGACCAGAACCTGATGCTGGTGACCGCCTTGAACCGCCACATCGGCTACGACAAGGCTGCCTACATTGCCAAGACTGCCCACAAGGAAGGCCTGACCCTGCGTGAGTCCGCCCTGAAATCCGGCTATCTGAGCAACGAGCAGTACGATCAGTGGATTGTGCCGCTGGATATGACCCACCCAGGCTAA
- a CDS encoding PQQ-dependent sugar dehydrogenase — protein MHIKKTFSLSSAFAATVLGLAAAISPVAIQAQSEPVPAISGPAVSVETLASGLEHPWAMAFLPNNAGILITERPGRLRVWTKENGLSEPIAGVPKVHAQSQGGLLDVALAPDFFRSRRIYLAYAERRDKQNSATTVGYGVLSSDLKRIDAFRPIFRQEPALSTGQHYGVRMAFDPGGRDLYIALGENNQPATAQELDHLQGKVVRIRPDGIVPRDNPFRSQRGARAEIWSYGHRNPQGMAWNPWTNELWVAEHGPQGGDELNRIQAGANYGWPLRTEGQGYDGKPIPNASSTPIEGLTEPFHYWSVSPAISGMAFYNDERVPDWQHSLFVGALKEQALIRLQFDEEDGHIVGEERLLQDLKQRIRDVRVGPDGDVYVLTDENDGQLLRIQPKS, from the coding sequence ATGCATATAAAGAAAACCTTCAGCTTGTCCTCTGCATTTGCAGCCACCGTGCTGGGCCTGGCTGCGGCCATTTCTCCGGTAGCGATCCAGGCACAATCTGAACCTGTTCCTGCTATCAGCGGGCCGGCTGTCTCGGTCGAAACCCTGGCCAGCGGGCTGGAACACCCTTGGGCCATGGCTTTTTTGCCCAATAATGCCGGCATTCTGATTACCGAACGCCCAGGCCGCCTGCGCGTTTGGACCAAAGAAAATGGCTTGTCCGAGCCGATTGCTGGTGTGCCTAAAGTCCACGCGCAATCCCAGGGCGGCTTGCTGGATGTGGCGCTAGCCCCGGATTTTTTCCGTAGCCGCCGCATTTATCTGGCTTATGCCGAGCGCCGCGACAAACAGAACTCCGCCACAACCGTGGGCTACGGCGTGCTGTCCTCGGACCTGAAACGTATCGACGCCTTCCGCCCGATTTTCCGTCAGGAGCCAGCCTTGTCTACGGGACAGCACTATGGTGTGCGCATGGCCTTTGATCCGGGTGGACGAGACCTGTACATCGCCCTGGGCGAGAACAATCAGCCTGCCACCGCGCAGGAGCTGGACCACCTTCAAGGCAAGGTCGTGCGCATTCGTCCGGATGGCATTGTGCCGCGCGACAATCCTTTCCGCAGCCAACGGGGTGCCAGAGCAGAAATCTGGAGCTACGGCCACCGCAACCCGCAAGGCATGGCCTGGAATCCCTGGACGAACGAATTGTGGGTCGCTGAGCATGGCCCGCAAGGTGGTGATGAACTGAACCGGATTCAAGCCGGTGCCAACTATGGCTGGCCTTTGCGTACCGAAGGGCAAGGCTATGACGGCAAACCCATTCCCAACGCCAGCTCAACCCCTATTGAGGGGCTGACCGAACCTTTCCATTACTGGTCAGTCTCGCCCGCCATCAGCGGCATGGCTTTCTATAACGACGAACGCGTCCCGGACTGGCAGCACAGCCTGTTTGTGGGGGCCTTGAAAGAACAAGCCTTGATTCGTCTGCAGTTTGACGAAGAGGACGGCCATATCGTCGGTGAGGAACGCCTGCTCCAAGACCTGAAGCAACGTATTCGGGATGTTCGTGTCGGACCGGATGGTGATGTCTATGTGCTGACCGACGAAAACGACGGCCAGCTTCTGCGCATCCAGCCCAAGTCGTGA
- a CDS encoding class I SAM-dependent methyltransferase, with the protein MSDSSLLDHNARAWDKQAQTESPWSLPVSSEQVEQARRGQWQVHLLPSPVSADWLGDIQGKSVLCLASAGGQQAPILAAAGAKVTVFDLSAGQLDKDRMVAERDGLSLQIEQGDMCDLSRFASESFDLILHPISNQYVPDISLVWKECARVLCPGGCLMSSFFNPAVFIADRDPSYAQQGLIRPKFTVPYSDLSSLDAEVLQAKQARMEPLVFGHSLAQQIGGQLEAGLHLVDYIEEMHPAPRFEIEKYLPSFIATRSRKPA; encoded by the coding sequence ATGTCAGATTCCTCTTTACTTGATCACAATGCCCGCGCCTGGGATAAACAAGCGCAAACCGAAAGCCCCTGGTCCTTGCCTGTCAGTAGCGAGCAGGTTGAACAGGCCCGTCGCGGGCAATGGCAAGTGCATTTGCTGCCCTCGCCAGTTTCTGCGGATTGGCTGGGCGATATTCAAGGTAAGTCCGTTTTATGTCTGGCCAGTGCCGGTGGGCAGCAAGCGCCTATTCTGGCGGCTGCCGGGGCCAAGGTAACGGTGTTTGATCTGTCTGCCGGGCAGTTGGACAAAGACCGTATGGTGGCCGAGCGTGATGGCTTGTCCTTGCAGATCGAACAAGGCGATATGTGCGATTTGTCGCGCTTTGCTTCCGAGAGTTTTGATCTGATCTTGCACCCGATTTCTAACCAGTATGTGCCCGATATCAGCCTGGTCTGGAAAGAATGCGCCCGCGTTCTGTGTCCGGGTGGGTGTTTGATGTCCAGCTTCTTCAATCCGGCGGTGTTTATTGCAGACCGGGACCCCAGCTATGCTCAGCAGGGCTTGATTCGCCCCAAATTTACGGTCCCTTACTCGGACTTGAGCAGTCTGGATGCCGAGGTACTGCAAGCCAAGCAGGCTCGTATGGAGCCTTTGGTTTTTGGGCATTCCTTGGCGCAGCAGATTGGCGGGCAGCTGGAAGCGGGTTTGCATCTGGTCGATTACATCGAAGAAATGCACCCCGCCCCGCGCTTTGAGATCGAGAAATACCTGCCCAGCTTTATTGCGACGCGCAGTCGCAAACCGGCTTAA
- a CDS encoding universal stress protein: MLNVLVPVDGSDASTRALQTAVDILTGKPEATLHVLAVPTPIVSGNVKRFFSEDVLQAYYQDEGSNALLPARAVLAGSPLKIKESIIAGNAAQTIKDYVEKNQIDHIVMGTRGLSALPGLVLGSVTTKVLSLVNVPVTLIK; the protein is encoded by the coding sequence ATGCTTAATGTTCTCGTTCCTGTCGATGGGTCTGATGCTTCCACTCGCGCTTTGCAAACAGCCGTGGATATCCTAACGGGCAAACCAGAAGCCACTTTGCACGTGCTGGCTGTTCCTACACCGATTGTGTCGGGCAACGTCAAACGCTTTTTCTCGGAAGATGTGCTGCAGGCTTACTACCAGGACGAAGGCAGCAATGCGCTTTTGCCTGCTCGTGCCGTGCTGGCCGGTTCGCCCCTGAAGATCAAGGAAAGCATTATTGCTGGTAACGCTGCCCAGACCATCAAGGACTATGTGGAAAAGAACCAGATTGATCACATTGTGATGGGTACGCGTGGCCTGAGCGCCCTGCCCGGTCTGGTGCTGGGTTCGGTTACCACCAAGGTGCTGAGCCTGGTGAACGTGCCCGTGACCCTGATCAAGTAA
- a CDS encoding c-type cytochrome, with the protein MSLKQLLVCTALFSAGFTAQAAEASFDSVKDVLTRNACLSCHTVDRKVVGPAYKDIATRRKDDPANADVIAQHIRQGSKGVYGPLPMPANAAISDADIKAVVDWIMAGAPKE; encoded by the coding sequence ATGAGCTTGAAGCAGCTACTGGTCTGTACGGCCTTGTTCAGTGCCGGTTTCACCGCCCAGGCGGCCGAGGCCAGCTTTGACTCGGTCAAGGATGTGCTGACCAGAAATGCTTGTCTGTCCTGTCATACCGTAGACAGAAAAGTGGTCGGTCCGGCGTACAAGGACATCGCCACCAGGCGCAAGGACGATCCGGCCAACGCTGACGTGATTGCCCAGCATATCCGTCAAGGCAGCAAGGGTGTGTATGGACCGCTGCCCATGCCTGCGAATGCGGCCATTTCTGATGCCGATATCAAGGCGGTGGTGGATTGGATCATGGCGGGTGCGCCAAAAGAATAA
- a CDS encoding cyanate transporter: MSSTQTAPSSTSVQASPGLWLAFVILVGLNLRPFLTSSGTLARQVAQGLDMPLSSLAWLTLLPMMVMGLGAFCMPSLRRVLALRHVLITSLLLLCLGCVLRWFVPNGASLIATALICGLGVSLLQAGMPGLIKEQFPRHIAQVTGVYSATLMGGGALGAQITPWVSSLTDSWRIALAFWALPISVALWIAWKVVPREVPGANLSPPSLSLLARPRTWTLIVCFGLINGGYASLVTWLATFYQDRGWTAEASGSLVAVLSVAQAIAAFGLPTLAAKNKDRRMWVWLALACQFVGFLAFAYIPDMAPYLWAIIIGIGLGGCFSLLLLVALDHFPDAARAGTLSALMQGGGFPIAALFPMISVQLREMSNGFQAGWMLHAAMAVLVAIMAWSFQPSQYAKKMKRDDSL, translated from the coding sequence ATGTCTTCTACTCAGACTGCTCCGTCGTCGACGAGCGTTCAGGCCAGCCCAGGTTTATGGCTGGCTTTCGTCATTCTGGTCGGGCTGAACCTGCGCCCTTTTCTGACATCCAGCGGTACCTTGGCACGACAGGTTGCCCAGGGTTTGGACATGCCCTTGAGCAGCCTGGCCTGGTTGACCTTGCTGCCCATGATGGTGATGGGTCTGGGTGCTTTCTGTATGCCCTCCTTGCGGCGCGTTCTGGCGCTGCGTCATGTGCTGATTACGTCCCTGCTCCTGCTGTGTCTGGGCTGTGTGCTGCGCTGGTTTGTGCCCAACGGAGCCAGCCTGATTGCAACGGCATTGATCTGTGGTTTGGGCGTGTCCTTGCTGCAAGCCGGGATGCCCGGTTTGATCAAGGAGCAGTTTCCGCGCCATATCGCTCAGGTTACCGGCGTGTATTCCGCCACCTTGATGGGCGGCGGTGCCTTGGGTGCGCAGATTACGCCCTGGGTCAGTTCCTTGACGGATAGCTGGCGTATTGCTCTGGCGTTCTGGGCCTTGCCGATCAGCGTGGCCTTGTGGATTGCCTGGAAAGTGGTGCCGCGTGAGGTGCCGGGTGCGAATTTGTCGCCTCCCTCCTTGTCCCTGCTGGCTCGTCCTCGTACCTGGACCTTGATTGTGTGTTTTGGCCTGATCAATGGCGGCTATGCCTCCTTGGTGACTTGGCTGGCAACGTTCTATCAGGACCGGGGCTGGACGGCAGAAGCCAGCGGTAGTCTGGTGGCGGTCTTGTCGGTGGCACAAGCGATTGCCGCCTTTGGCCTGCCTACCTTGGCAGCCAAGAATAAAGATCGTCGCATGTGGGTGTGGTTGGCGCTGGCGTGTCAGTTCGTCGGTTTCCTGGCTTTTGCCTATATTCCTGATATGGCCCCCTATCTGTGGGCGATTATTATCGGCATTGGCTTGGGCGGCTGCTTTTCCTTGCTGCTTCTGGTGGCTCTGGATCACTTCCCGGATGCGGCACGTGCCGGGACCTTGAGCGCCTTGATGCAAGGTGGTGGCTTTCCGATTGCGGCCCTCTTTCCCATGATCAGCGTGCAGCTGCGTGAGATGAGCAATGGCTTTCAGGCGGGCTGGATGCTGCATGCGGCCATGGCGGTTCTGGTCGCGATCATGGCCTGGAGCTTCCAGCCATCGCAGTACGCTAAAAAGATGAAGCGGGACGACAGCCTTTAA
- a CDS encoding ankyrin repeat domain-containing protein yields MKVSLQSLLAGMAMSLALGSGSVWSQTVLLEAVEQGDSAKVREILSEKRARASVSVSDEQGQSPLLRATWLNHIDIARQLIRAGADVNQADSIHDSPYLVAGAQGRLEILRMTLDNGADLRSVNRYGGTALIPAAEHGYVDVVRLLLAAGVDPNHVNYLGWTALHEAIVLSDGGPEHQEVLRLLIKAGADVNLPDRQGVLPLSLARQRSQTEMAEILEQAGANP; encoded by the coding sequence ATGAAAGTATCACTGCAAAGCTTGCTGGCTGGAATGGCGATGAGCTTGGCCTTGGGGAGTGGCAGTGTGTGGTCGCAAACAGTATTGCTGGAAGCGGTAGAGCAAGGCGATAGCGCCAAGGTGCGCGAAATTCTCTCGGAAAAACGAGCTCGCGCCAGCGTCAGTGTCAGCGACGAGCAAGGGCAAAGCCCCTTGTTGCGTGCAACGTGGTTGAACCATATTGATATTGCCCGGCAGTTGATACGTGCCGGTGCAGATGTAAACCAGGCCGATTCCATTCACGACAGCCCGTATCTGGTTGCGGGCGCACAAGGTCGTCTGGAAATCCTGCGCATGACTCTGGACAACGGCGCCGATCTGCGTAGCGTGAACCGCTATGGCGGTACGGCGCTGATTCCGGCCGCTGAGCATGGTTATGTCGATGTCGTGCGTCTTTTACTGGCGGCGGGCGTAGACCCCAATCACGTGAATTATCTGGGCTGGACTGCCTTGCATGAAGCCATTGTGCTGTCCGACGGGGGCCCGGAGCATCAGGAAGTGCTGCGCTTGCTGATCAAGGCCGGGGCAGATGTGAATCTGCCGGATCGTCAGGGTGTTCTGCCCTTGAGCCTGGCCCGACAGCGCAGTCAGACCGAGATGGCCGAGATTCTGGAACAGGCCGGAGCGAATCCATAA
- a CDS encoding LysR family transcriptional regulator, whose product MSTIIAGPLLNDIAIFVEVARARHFSRAAQALGMPVSTVSRRIRELEKEVGVALLKRSTRNVDVTDAGQVYFERCLAVVEQARLAHEQLLDVAQTPKGRLRVSMPASFSIVLMPAIIRGFNQQYPDIELEFDLTIRPIDLQADNYDCVIRVGAQPDSSAVATMLGQIRLGLYATRNYLDRKGRPKHPSELAGHTCICARPASPDRIWSLRGPNQERYDAIVEGSITVNNAIMMRKLAVHDLGITASSLLERKLDPDCVHLERVLPDWEFAPFPILALLPSRLMPQKTRVFLNYLRSELDRLMSQPELDVAAAGQAYP is encoded by the coding sequence ATGAGTACCATTATCGCCGGGCCCCTGCTCAACGACATCGCGATTTTCGTGGAAGTGGCCCGCGCCCGCCACTTTAGCCGTGCCGCTCAAGCCCTGGGTATGCCGGTTTCTACTGTGTCACGCCGCATCCGGGAACTGGAAAAAGAAGTGGGCGTGGCCCTGCTCAAGCGCAGCACGCGCAATGTGGATGTGACCGACGCCGGGCAAGTGTATTTCGAGCGCTGTCTGGCCGTGGTCGAGCAGGCTCGTCTGGCTCATGAGCAATTGCTGGATGTAGCCCAGACCCCCAAAGGACGTTTGCGGGTTTCCATGCCGGCCAGTTTCAGCATCGTGCTGATGCCCGCCATTATTCGTGGTTTCAATCAACAGTACCCGGATATTGAGCTGGAGTTTGACCTGACCATACGGCCTATTGATTTGCAGGCAGACAACTACGATTGCGTGATCCGCGTGGGAGCTCAGCCGGACTCCAGCGCTGTGGCCACCATGTTGGGGCAGATTCGCCTGGGGCTGTATGCCACCCGTAATTATCTGGACCGCAAGGGGCGTCCCAAGCATCCTTCCGAATTGGCAGGACATACCTGTATTTGCGCCCGCCCCGCCAGCCCGGACCGGATCTGGTCCTTGCGAGGCCCGAATCAGGAGCGCTATGACGCGATTGTGGAAGGTTCCATCACCGTCAATAACGCCATCATGATGCGCAAGCTGGCCGTGCATGATCTGGGCATTACGGCCTCTTCCTTGCTGGAACGAAAACTGGATCCGGATTGTGTGCACCTGGAGCGCGTCTTGCCTGATTGGGAGTTTGCACCCTTCCCTATTCTGGCTTTGCTGCCCTCGCGTCTGATGCCGCAGAAAACCCGCGTATTCCTGAATTATCTGCGCAGCGAGCTGGATCGATTGATGTCCCAGCCTGAACTGGATGTGGCCGCAGCGGGTCAAGCTTACCCTTAA
- a CDS encoding DUF4148 domain-containing protein, with product MKNIARATIASLILGATALSGTAMAATNNVATGENLNYPTIQSTDAPLSRQQVVQELAAAQEQGYISTGSMGDYPRIDTRSELSRDQVAAQAKDWNNNNGSFVAY from the coding sequence ATGAAAAACATCGCACGCGCAACTATCGCCAGCCTGATTCTTGGTGCCACCGCTTTGAGCGGCACTGCCATGGCAGCCACCAACAATGTCGCCACTGGCGAAAACCTGAACTACCCAACGATTCAATCGACCGACGCTCCTTTGAGCCGTCAGCAAGTGGTTCAGGAACTGGCTGCTGCACAAGAGCAAGGCTACATTAGCACGGGTTCCATGGGCGACTACCCACGTATCGATACCCGTTCCGAGCTGAGCCGCGATCAGGTTGCTGCCCAAGCCAAAGACTGGAACAACAACAACGGTTCTTTCGTCGCCTACTAA